Part of the Halodesulfovibrio aestuarii DSM 17919 = ATCC 29578 genome, ATATATGGAATCGCTACAACAACGCGCTCAAGCCATTTGAAGAAAAAGGCATCATCAAGCGTCCTACAATTCCGGATTATTGCACCCACAATGCGCATATGTACCAAATTCTACTGCCCGACTTAGAAACACGGACTGAATTTATTGCACATTTGAAGCAGTACAACATTACAGCACCTTTTCATTACATTCCACTGCACTCTGCTCCAGCAGGTCTTAAGTATGGCCGTACCAGCGGTGAACTGAATGTTACCGACGTTATTTCCGACACCCTTGTTCGCTTGCCGCTGTTCTTTGACCTGAGTGATGAGAATGCTAACCTGGTTATTGAAATTGTATCCGAATTTTTACAGAAACTGTAGCCTGTCTACAAACCATACGTCTTGTAAACTGCAGAGAAAATAATGGCGACAACTACAGGCTTAATACTGACATACAACGGCGGCAGGACGCTTAAGCAATGCATTGAATCTCTCAAGTTCTGTGACACCATTCTTGTTGTTGATTCTTTTTCTACAGACAACACCGTTGCTATCGCAGAAAGTCTTGATGCTACAGTTATCCAAAATGCATGGAATGGCCCTGCAGCTCAATTCGAGTTTGCATTTACCCAAATTGATACTGATTGGGTTGTAAGCCTTGATCAGGATGAGGTGTGCACATCCTCCCTCAAAGCTAAAATTGTTGACGCCCTCTCTCATGCATCGGATAACACTGCGGGATACTATACCAAGCGCAAGAGTTGGTATTACAACCGTTTTATGAAGCACTCAGGATGGTATCCTGACTGGTTATTCCGTGTTTTCCGACCAGAAAAACTTGAGGTGAAAGTGAGCGGAGCTCACTACTCCTTCCACCCAAAAGGACAAACAGACAAATTAGACGCTGAGATTCTGCATTACCCGTACATGAGCTTTGCCCAGCATTTGCAAAAGATCGACTCATACGCGCAGCAAGGCGCAGACGACCTCCGTGCTAAGGGAAAAAAGGGCGGTTTATATAGAGGGATTGCTCACGGAACAATGCGTTTTATAAAACTCTATTTCATTAAACTTGGCTTTCTTGATGGCAAGGCCGGGCTTATTAATGCAATACACGGAGCTTTTTACGCCTTTCTCAAATACGTTCGAGTTACGGAAGGTACATGGGGTGCTCCATTTGATGCAGACAATTAAAACACTAACTTGTGGTGTTGTTATTCTTTTATAACTGAAAAGAGGATATTTATGAGCGAATTACGCTATAAACGCGTTCTGATTAAACTTAGCGGCGAAGCACTTGCCGGTGATGGCAAGTTTGGTATTGATCCGGAAACAGTTGCAGGAGTCTGTACTGAAATCGCTGAACTTGCTGATATGGGATTGCAGATTGCTCTCGTTATCGGCGGCGGTAACATTTTCCGCGGTCTTTCCTCCTCTGCAAAAGGCATGGATCGTTCCTCTGCTGACTACATGGGCATGATGGCAACAGTTATGAACGCAGTCGCTGTTCAGGATCACCTTGAAAAACACGGTCACCCGACCCGTGTACTTTCCGCAATCACCATGCAGGAAATCTGTGAGCCATACATCAGACGCCGTGCCGAACGCCACTTGGAAAAAGGCCGCATTGTTATTTGTGCAGCCGGAACTGGTAACCCATTTTTCACCACCGATACAGCAGCAGCTCTGCGCGGTATGGAATTAAAATGTGAAGCTATCATTAAAGCTACCAAAGTAGATGGCGTTTATGATAAAGATCCTGTAACAAATGACGATGCAGTTATGTTCAAGTCCCTCAGCTTTATTGAGGTACTCCAAAAGAACTTGCGAGTAATGGATTCTACTGCCATTTCGCTGTGCATGGAAAACAATGTGCCAATTTTGGTTTGTAACTTGTTCAAGGGTGACGTTCGTAAAGTTATCCTTGGTGAAGATGTTGGTACAATCGTACACGGAGGCTAATCATGGATGATATTCTACTTGATGCCGAAGAAAGAATGGAAAAAGCGTTAGTAGCACTGGAACGGGAATTCAGCCGGTTACGCACTGGTCGCGCACACGCCAGCCTTGTTGATCACATTATCGTTGATTACTATGGCGCGCCAACCCCTATTGGACAGCTCGCTTCTATTGCTGTTCCAGAGAGCCGCAGTCTTACTATTCAACCTTGGGACAAAGGTGCTTTTCCTCTCGTAGAAAAAGCTATCATTAACTCTGACCTTGGTCTGACCCCAATGAACGACGGTAAACTCATCCGCATCTCTATCCCGATGCTGACTGAAGAACGTCGTCGTGAACTTGTTAAGCTTGCTAAGAAGAGCGTAGAAGATGCAAAAATTGCTATCCGTAACGTTCGTCGCGATGCTAATGAGCAGATGAAAAAGCTTGAGAAAGGCAAAGACATTTCCGAAGACGATTGCCGACGCGGTCAGGATGATGTTCAGAAACTTACTGACTCATTCGTTGCAAAAGCTGATGTTAAAGGAAGTGAAAAAGAAGCAGAAATCATGGAAATCTAATTTGCTGATTTGCTTCGGCTGAATTTCAGTCATAAAAAGGCCGGGTGTTCTATCCGGCCTTTTTTGTTATGCTGGGACTGTACTTCAAATTCGCTTTCTTGACGGAATGCGGGCTTTCCCATTATAACTCAACGTTTCTTTTATTACTCAAACGCATATTGAGGTATGTTTTGTCAAATTCACAATTACTGGACAGGGCGACTCTTGAAGCCCTTCCTGTACATGTTTCATTCATCATGGATGGAAACGGACGCTGGGCAAAGCGAAGGGGAGAAGAACGTACGGCAGGCCACCGTGCCGGTTCTGAAACAGTCCAGCGTATTGTGCGAGAATCCCGGAAACTAGGCATCAGCAATGTGACCCTGTACACGTTTTCACGTGAAAACTGGGCACGTCCCAAAAAAGAAGTGAGCTTTCTTTTCGAACTACTCGTCAGCTTTTTAAAAAAAGAACTCCCTGCTCTAATTGAACAAGATATCAAGCTTAACATTTTCGGTGAAATCAGTGAGTTACCCCTTGCTGCTCGCACGGCTTTACAGCACGCTATGAAAAAAACCGAAAAGAATACCTCAATGACGCTTAATCTTGCTTTAAACTATTCTGGCAGAGAGGAAATTATTCGTGCGGCAAAGCAGCTAATTACCGATTCGGTACCTGTGGATGAAATAACGGAAGAAACCTTTGCCGCTAGACTCTATTCTTCTGACATCCCTGATCCTGATTTGATGATCCGTACGAGTGGAGAGGTCCGCCTCTCAAATTTCATGCTTTTTCAGCATGCTTACAGCGAAATGTATTTCACCGAAACTTTATGGCCGGATTTCTCAATAGAGGAATTCCACGACGTGCTCAAGGCATACGCCGCACGGGAACGCCGTTTCGGAAAGACCGGAGACCAACTTAATAATGACTAATTCACACAGACAGCGTTGGATGACCGCACTTGCAGTATTTCCTGTACTTATCGCCGTTCTAGCTATCGGAGACTGGGCACTGCTTGCAGGCCTTCTCGCTGCCAGCGTTGTAGGACAGTACGAATTTTACTCAATGTTCTGGCCCCGCAACGAAAAGATGACACTCAAACTTTTCGGCTGCCTCATGGGCATCGCCATCCTCATTGCCTCATACCTTAACCTGCCGACGGCTGTTATCGGCGTCCTTGTGCTTACTTTCTGGCTAAGCAACTTTGCCTTTCTCAGTAAATACGGCATCACCAAGCGTGATGACGCAGACTTTACTCAGGCACAGATCGTCACAAGCGGTGTTATGTACCTGCCACTGCTCTTGCAGGCTGCATTCAGCTTTCAACGTATCGAACTCATTCTTGTGCTCTTTGCTGCTTTTGCATCAGATATCGGTGGATTTTACGCAGGCCGCTTTTTTGGTAAAAATAAAATATGGCCTCGTGTCAGCCCTAAAAAAACCGTCGAAGGCTCCCTTGGCGGTATGTTCGGCTGCTGCATCATTACACTTACCATCGGCTTAACCTTCGGCACCGCTCCGTGGTATGCTCTTGTTCTGCTTGGAATTTTTCTCAACTGCGCATCCCAGCTCGGTGACTTTTTTGAATCCGCTCTCAAGCGAACGGTCGGGGTTAAGGATTCCGGCGCGATATTACCAGGACACGGCGGTGTTCTGGATCGTATCGATTCTATTCTCCTTGTGCTACCTACCTACTGGTTCGCGCAGAGCATTTATTCATTCTTTTAACCATCCGGCGGACATGACTTATGGGTGACAAGCGCCAGTCCCTTGATCTTGAACATCTAGACGACCACCTTGAACGGGTTGCCTCGATTATTGGTGATTACATCAAACATATCTCTGATGCACCAGTCGTGACACAAACCCCAATGGAAGACATTAAAGAC contains:
- a CDS encoding glycosyltransferase family 2 protein; this encodes MATTTGLILTYNGGRTLKQCIESLKFCDTILVVDSFSTDNTVAIAESLDATVIQNAWNGPAAQFEFAFTQIDTDWVVSLDQDEVCTSSLKAKIVDALSHASDNTAGYYTKRKSWYYNRFMKHSGWYPDWLFRVFRPEKLEVKVSGAHYSFHPKGQTDKLDAEILHYPYMSFAQHLQKIDSYAQQGADDLRAKGKKGGLYRGIAHGTMRFIKLYFIKLGFLDGKAGLINAIHGAFYAFLKYVRVTEGTWGAPFDADN
- the pyrH gene encoding UMP kinase — its product is MSELRYKRVLIKLSGEALAGDGKFGIDPETVAGVCTEIAELADMGLQIALVIGGGNIFRGLSSSAKGMDRSSADYMGMMATVMNAVAVQDHLEKHGHPTRVLSAITMQEICEPYIRRRAERHLEKGRIVICAAGTGNPFFTTDTAAALRGMELKCEAIIKATKVDGVYDKDPVTNDDAVMFKSLSFIEVLQKNLRVMDSTAISLCMENNVPILVCNLFKGDVRKVILGEDVGTIVHGG
- the frr gene encoding ribosome recycling factor, with protein sequence MDDILLDAEERMEKALVALEREFSRLRTGRAHASLVDHIIVDYYGAPTPIGQLASIAVPESRSLTIQPWDKGAFPLVEKAIINSDLGLTPMNDGKLIRISIPMLTEERRRELVKLAKKSVEDAKIAIRNVRRDANEQMKKLEKGKDISEDDCRRGQDDVQKLTDSFVAKADVKGSEKEAEIMEI
- a CDS encoding isoprenyl transferase: MSNSQLLDRATLEALPVHVSFIMDGNGRWAKRRGEERTAGHRAGSETVQRIVRESRKLGISNVTLYTFSRENWARPKKEVSFLFELLVSFLKKELPALIEQDIKLNIFGEISELPLAARTALQHAMKKTEKNTSMTLNLALNYSGREEIIRAAKQLITDSVPVDEITEETFAARLYSSDIPDPDLMIRTSGEVRLSNFMLFQHAYSEMYFTETLWPDFSIEEFHDVLKAYAARERRFGKTGDQLNND
- a CDS encoding phosphatidate cytidylyltransferase translates to MTNSHRQRWMTALAVFPVLIAVLAIGDWALLAGLLAASVVGQYEFYSMFWPRNEKMTLKLFGCLMGIAILIASYLNLPTAVIGVLVLTFWLSNFAFLSKYGITKRDDADFTQAQIVTSGVMYLPLLLQAAFSFQRIELILVLFAAFASDIGGFYAGRFFGKNKIWPRVSPKKTVEGSLGGMFGCCIITLTIGLTFGTAPWYALVLLGIFLNCASQLGDFFESALKRTVGVKDSGAILPGHGGVLDRIDSILLVLPTYWFAQSIYSFF